The following coding sequences lie in one Burkholderia cepacia genomic window:
- a CDS encoding RES family NAD+ phosphorylase, giving the protein MTLKPPSEHFANATLVTRTIPPAALVRVSRYETGEPYFGKSGGNRFDDPRKRRRYGTSYFGFDLQCAFAETVLHDEVADLAVGGFPLVTTELERFVLSFTGSPLTVAVLHGLPLKNLGGDGALSTVVPYDIPQQWSLAVHGHGRRVDGFLYMSRHLNTSEALVLFDRAAPKLRLERAVPFRHHAEAARVLRDFNILPR; this is encoded by the coding sequence TTGACGTTGAAGCCGCCGAGCGAACACTTCGCGAATGCGACGCTGGTTACGCGGACGATTCCGCCGGCGGCGCTGGTGCGCGTTTCCCGATATGAGACGGGCGAGCCGTACTTCGGCAAGTCGGGCGGCAACCGTTTCGACGACCCGCGCAAGCGGCGCCGGTATGGCACCAGCTATTTCGGTTTCGACCTGCAGTGTGCGTTTGCCGAGACGGTGCTGCACGACGAAGTCGCGGATCTCGCCGTCGGCGGCTTTCCGCTCGTGACGACCGAGCTTGAGCGCTTCGTGCTGTCGTTCACCGGCTCGCCTCTGACGGTGGCCGTCTTGCACGGCTTGCCGCTGAAAAACCTTGGCGGCGACGGCGCGCTGTCGACCGTCGTACCGTACGACATACCGCAGCAATGGTCGCTCGCCGTGCACGGGCATGGCCGCCGGGTCGACGGCTTTCTGTATATGTCACGCCATCTCAACACGTCGGAAGCGCTCGTGCTTTTCGATCGTGCCGCACCGAAACTCAGGCTCGAGCGCGCCGTTCCGTTTCGGCACCACGCCGAGGCTGCCCGCGTGCTGCGGGACTTCAACATATTGCCGCGTTAA
- a CDS encoding MFS transporter — protein MSTDSATPPRSGFAVTLQIVSVVCFTFICYLTIGLPLAVLPGFVHDDLGFSAIVAGGAISVQYFATLASRPLAGRLADTLGPKQTVLRGLIGCGASGVLLLVALLLAHWPVASLVLLVASRLVLGVGESLCGTGAILWGIGRVGVTHNAKVISWNGIATYGALALGAPVGVAIANTLNPALIGVIVIALAAIGFYLARLIASVPLVHGERMSYASVFTRVLPHGLGLALGSAGFGSIATFVTLYYAARHWPNAALSLTVFGTLFIGARLLFANTIKTYGGFRVAIVSFAFECSGLLLLWLAPVPHIALVGAALTGFGFALIFPALGVEAVALVPPASRGAALSAYSVFLDLSLGITGPLAGYVAGAFGYPQVFLFAAVAAAAGVALSMVLYQRQARVAGSGAAA, from the coding sequence ATGTCAACCGATTCCGCCACACCGCCGCGCAGCGGGTTCGCGGTCACGCTGCAAATCGTGTCCGTCGTCTGCTTCACGTTCATCTGCTACCTGACCATCGGCCTGCCGCTCGCGGTGCTGCCGGGCTTCGTCCATGACGACCTCGGTTTTTCCGCGATCGTCGCGGGCGGCGCGATCAGCGTCCAGTACTTCGCGACGCTCGCATCGCGGCCGCTCGCCGGGCGCCTCGCCGATACGCTCGGCCCGAAGCAGACGGTGCTGCGCGGGCTGATCGGCTGCGGCGCGTCGGGTGTGCTGCTGCTCGTCGCGCTGCTGCTCGCGCACTGGCCGGTCGCGAGCCTCGTGCTGCTGGTCGCGAGCCGGCTCGTGCTCGGCGTCGGCGAAAGCCTGTGCGGCACCGGCGCGATCCTGTGGGGCATCGGCCGCGTCGGCGTCACGCACAACGCGAAGGTGATCTCGTGGAACGGCATCGCGACCTACGGCGCGCTCGCGCTCGGCGCACCGGTCGGCGTCGCGATCGCGAATACGCTGAATCCGGCGCTGATCGGCGTGATCGTGATCGCGCTGGCCGCGATCGGCTTCTACCTCGCGCGCCTGATCGCTTCGGTGCCGCTCGTGCACGGCGAACGGATGTCGTATGCGAGCGTGTTCACGCGCGTGCTGCCGCACGGCCTCGGCCTGGCGCTCGGCTCGGCCGGCTTCGGCTCGATCGCCACCTTCGTCACGCTGTACTACGCGGCGCGCCACTGGCCGAACGCCGCACTGTCGCTGACCGTGTTCGGCACGCTGTTCATCGGCGCGCGCCTGCTGTTCGCGAACACGATCAAGACCTACGGCGGCTTCCGCGTCGCGATCGTGTCGTTCGCATTCGAATGTTCGGGCCTGTTGCTGCTGTGGCTCGCGCCGGTGCCGCACATCGCGCTCGTCGGTGCCGCGCTGACGGGTTTCGGCTTCGCGCTGATCTTCCCGGCGCTCGGCGTCGAGGCCGTCGCGCTCGTGCCGCCCGCGAGCCGCGGCGCGGCGCTGTCCGCGTATTCGGTGTTCCTCGACCTGTCGCTCGGCATCACGGGCCCGCTCGCCGGCTATGTCGCGGGCGCGTTCGGCTATCCGCAGGTGTTCCTGTTCGCGGCGGTGGCGGCCGCTGCAGGCGTCGCACTGTCGATGGTGCTGTACCAGCGGCAGGCGCGCGTGGCGGGGAGCGGCGCTGCGGCCTAA
- the xdhA gene encoding xanthine dehydrogenase small subunit, with the protein MSEPIRFYHRHAIREVSGADVTRTVLQYLREDAHCTGTKEGCAEGDCGACTVVVGELTDAGAVEFKAVNACIQFLPTLDGKALLTVEDLRQPDGALHPVQQAMVDCHGSQCGFCTPGFVMSMWALYEKHGHESCAATCTKAKDVPTRTEIADALTGNLCRCTGYRPIVDAAVQMFDAPAPSAPVDTAALARTLASLKRDDTFDYTTINGARFAAPRTLDALAALKVERPDARLLAGSTDIGLWVTKQMRRLDDLIYVGQIAELQRLVERDDWIEIGAGVTVEKAYAALAGTYPELTEMWKRFASLPIRNAGTIGGNVANGSPIGDSMPGLIALGARVVLRGGDTVRELPLEALYTGYQQKDMAPHEFVVGLKVPTRTGAREKLQFRTYKLSKRFDSDISAVCAAFAFIADGDTIREPRIAFGGMAATPKRGANTEAVLDGAQWHEATAQAAMQALERDYQPLSDMRATSTYRLDTAKNLMYRFWLETRPHDPLPPQALNVREVAAEAGAGAARV; encoded by the coding sequence ATGAGTGAGCCGATTCGCTTCTACCATCGTCACGCGATCCGCGAAGTCAGCGGCGCGGACGTTACCCGCACCGTGCTGCAATACCTGCGCGAGGACGCGCATTGCACCGGCACCAAGGAAGGCTGCGCGGAAGGCGACTGCGGCGCGTGCACGGTCGTCGTCGGCGAGCTGACCGACGCCGGCGCGGTCGAGTTCAAGGCCGTCAACGCGTGCATCCAGTTCCTGCCGACGCTCGACGGCAAGGCGCTGCTGACGGTCGAGGACCTGCGCCAGCCGGACGGTGCGCTGCACCCGGTGCAGCAGGCGATGGTCGATTGCCACGGTTCACAATGCGGGTTCTGCACGCCCGGCTTCGTGATGTCGATGTGGGCGCTGTACGAGAAGCACGGCCACGAAAGCTGCGCCGCCACGTGCACGAAGGCGAAGGACGTGCCGACGCGCACCGAGATCGCCGATGCGCTGACCGGCAACCTGTGCCGCTGCACCGGCTATCGTCCGATCGTCGATGCGGCCGTGCAGATGTTCGATGCGCCGGCGCCGTCGGCACCGGTCGACACGGCCGCGCTGGCCCGCACGCTCGCGTCGCTCAAGCGCGACGACACGTTCGACTACACGACGATCAACGGCGCGCGCTTCGCGGCGCCGCGCACGCTCGACGCACTGGCCGCGCTGAAGGTCGAGCGCCCCGACGCGCGCCTGCTCGCGGGCAGCACCGACATCGGCTTGTGGGTCACGAAGCAGATGCGCCGGCTCGACGACCTGATCTACGTCGGCCAGATCGCCGAACTGCAGCGCCTCGTGGAACGCGACGACTGGATCGAGATCGGCGCGGGCGTGACGGTCGAGAAGGCCTATGCGGCGCTGGCCGGCACGTACCCGGAACTGACCGAGATGTGGAAGCGCTTCGCGTCGCTGCCGATTCGCAACGCGGGCACGATCGGCGGCAACGTCGCGAACGGCTCGCCGATCGGCGATTCGATGCCGGGCCTGATCGCGCTCGGCGCACGCGTGGTGCTGCGCGGCGGCGACACGGTGCGCGAGCTGCCGCTCGAGGCGCTGTACACGGGCTACCAGCAGAAGGACATGGCGCCGCACGAATTCGTCGTCGGCCTGAAGGTGCCGACCCGCACCGGCGCGCGCGAGAAGCTGCAGTTCCGCACCTACAAGCTGTCGAAGCGGTTCGACTCGGACATCTCGGCCGTGTGCGCGGCGTTCGCGTTCATCGCGGACGGCGACACGATCCGCGAGCCGCGCATCGCGTTCGGCGGGATGGCCGCGACGCCGAAGCGTGGAGCCAACACGGAAGCCGTGCTCGACGGCGCGCAGTGGCACGAAGCCACCGCGCAGGCCGCGATGCAGGCGCTCGAGCGCGACTACCAGCCGCTGTCCGACATGCGCGCGACGAGCACGTACCGCCTCGATACCGCGAAGAACCTGATGTACCGATTCTGGCTGGAGACGCGCCCGCATGACCCGCTGCCGCCGCAAGCCCTGAATGTGCGTGAAGTGGCCGCCGAAGCCGGCGCCGGCGCGGCGCGCGTCTGA
- the xdhB gene encoding xanthine dehydrogenase molybdopterin binding subunit yields the protein MNQQAEPFLSTLDPQADAAQVHVSRAHESAHLHVSGRATYTDDIPVVAGTLHAALGLSAKPHAKIVSMNFDAVRATPGVVAVFTADDIPGVNDCGPIIHDDPVLAKGIVQFVGQPMFIVVATSHETARLAARRAQVDYEELPAILTAQEARAAETYVIPPLKLARGDAAARLAVAPHRESGEMLLGGQEQFYLEGQIAYAVPKDDDGMHVYCSTQHPSEMQHLVAHVLGVASHNVLVECRRMGGGFGGKESQSGLFACCAALAAWKLLCPVKLRPDRDDDMMITGKRHDFHYRFDVGYDDDGRIDGVALDMTSRCGFSADLSGPVMTRAVCHFDNAYWLGDVDIAGYCGKTNTQSNTAFRGFGGPQGAFAIEYILDDVARSLDRDPLDVRYANLYGKTERNVTPYGQTVEDNVLQELLGELEATSDYRARRAGVREFNARNTVLKKGIAITPVKFGIAFNVTHFNQAGALVHIYTDGSVLVNHGGTEMGQGLNTKVAQVVAHELGIRFGRIRVTATDTSKVANTSATAASTGSDLNGKAAQDAARQLRERLAVFAAKQFGDGKVDAADVKFGNDFVSIGGHNVPFGEVIAKAYLARVQLWSDGFYATPKLYWDQSKLQGRPFYYYSYGAAVSEVVIDTLTGEMRTLRVDALHDVGASLNPALDVGQVEGAFIQGMGWLTTEELWWNKGGKLMTHAPSTYKIPTVNDTPPEFNVLLFKNRNVEDSIHRSKAVGEPPLLLPFSVFFAVRDAVAAVGDYQVNPPLDAPATGESILRAISAVRAARATAG from the coding sequence ATGAACCAGCAAGCAGAACCGTTCCTGAGCACCCTCGACCCGCAAGCCGATGCGGCGCAGGTCCACGTGTCGCGCGCGCACGAATCCGCGCACCTGCACGTCAGCGGGCGTGCCACCTACACCGATGACATTCCGGTCGTCGCGGGCACGCTGCACGCGGCGCTCGGCCTGTCGGCGAAGCCACACGCGAAGATCGTGTCGATGAACTTCGACGCGGTGCGCGCGACGCCGGGCGTGGTCGCCGTGTTCACGGCCGACGACATCCCGGGTGTCAACGATTGCGGCCCGATCATCCACGACGACCCGGTGCTCGCGAAGGGCATCGTGCAGTTCGTCGGCCAGCCGATGTTCATCGTCGTCGCGACGTCGCATGAAACCGCGCGGCTCGCCGCGCGCCGCGCGCAGGTCGACTACGAGGAACTGCCGGCGATCCTGACCGCGCAGGAAGCGCGCGCAGCCGAAACCTACGTGATCCCGCCGCTGAAGCTCGCACGCGGCGACGCGGCCGCACGGCTCGCCGTCGCGCCGCACCGAGAGTCGGGCGAGATGCTGCTCGGTGGCCAGGAGCAGTTCTACCTGGAAGGCCAGATCGCGTACGCGGTGCCGAAGGACGACGACGGGATGCACGTGTACTGCTCGACGCAGCACCCGAGCGAAATGCAGCACCTCGTCGCGCACGTGCTCGGCGTCGCGTCGCACAACGTGCTCGTCGAATGCCGCCGGATGGGCGGCGGGTTCGGCGGCAAGGAATCGCAGTCGGGCCTGTTCGCATGCTGCGCGGCGCTCGCCGCGTGGAAGCTGCTGTGCCCGGTGAAGCTGCGTCCGGACCGCGACGACGACATGATGATCACCGGCAAGCGGCACGATTTCCATTACCGCTTCGACGTCGGCTACGACGACGACGGCCGCATCGACGGCGTGGCGCTCGACATGACGTCGCGCTGCGGCTTCTCGGCCGACCTGTCGGGCCCGGTGATGACGCGCGCGGTGTGCCACTTCGACAATGCGTACTGGCTCGGCGACGTCGACATCGCCGGCTACTGCGGCAAGACCAACACGCAGTCGAACACCGCGTTCCGCGGCTTCGGCGGCCCGCAGGGCGCGTTCGCGATCGAGTACATCCTCGACGACGTCGCGCGATCGCTCGACCGCGATCCGCTCGACGTCCGCTATGCGAACCTCTACGGCAAGACCGAACGCAACGTGACGCCGTACGGGCAGACCGTCGAGGACAACGTGCTGCAGGAACTGCTCGGCGAACTCGAGGCGACGAGCGACTACCGCGCCCGGCGCGCGGGCGTGCGCGAATTCAACGCGCGCAACACGGTGCTGAAGAAGGGCATCGCGATCACGCCGGTGAAGTTCGGCATTGCATTCAACGTCACGCACTTCAACCAGGCCGGCGCGCTGGTGCATATCTACACCGACGGCTCGGTGCTCGTGAACCACGGCGGCACCGAGATGGGGCAGGGGCTCAACACGAAGGTCGCGCAGGTCGTCGCGCATGAGCTCGGCATCCGCTTCGGCCGGATTCGCGTGACGGCGACCGACACGAGCAAGGTCGCGAACACGTCCGCGACGGCGGCGTCGACGGGTTCGGACCTGAACGGCAAGGCCGCGCAGGACGCGGCGCGCCAGCTGCGCGAGCGGCTCGCGGTGTTCGCGGCGAAGCAGTTCGGCGACGGCAAGGTCGATGCGGCCGACGTGAAGTTCGGCAACGACTTCGTGTCGATCGGCGGCCACAACGTGCCGTTCGGCGAAGTGATCGCGAAGGCGTACCTTGCGCGCGTGCAGCTGTGGTCCGACGGTTTCTACGCGACGCCGAAGCTGTACTGGGATCAGTCGAAGCTGCAGGGCCGGCCGTTCTACTACTACTCGTACGGCGCGGCCGTGTCGGAAGTCGTGATCGACACGCTGACGGGCGAGATGCGCACGCTGCGCGTCGATGCGCTGCACGACGTGGGCGCGTCGCTGAACCCGGCGCTCGACGTCGGCCAGGTCGAGGGCGCGTTCATCCAGGGGATGGGCTGGCTGACGACCGAGGAGCTGTGGTGGAACAAGGGCGGCAAGCTGATGACGCACGCGCCGTCGACGTACAAGATCCCGACGGTGAACGACACGCCGCCCGAGTTCAACGTGCTGCTGTTCAAGAACCGCAACGTCGAGGACAGCATCCACCGTTCGAAGGCCGTCGGCGAGCCGCCGCTGCTGCTGCCGTTCTCGGTGTTCTTCGCGGTGCGCGACGCGGTGGCCGCGGTCGGCGACTACCAGGTGAACCCGCCGCTCGACGCGCCGGCCACCGGCGAGTCGATCCTGCGTGCAATCAGTGCGGTGCGTGCTGCGCGCGCAACGGCAGGCTGA
- the xdhC gene encoding xanthine dehydrogenase accessory protein XdhC: MNGPARSLRTVPIPALAQGTGQRNRATGTPAPMHIVLFGAGHVGHALVTLLGALPCVVQWVDTRDELFPDECPPNVQPEPTDTPEAVVDAAPPGAYFLVMTHNHALDFSLAAQIMRRRDYAYFGMIGSRTKRVKFERRLAARGVDPARLVEMVCPIGVAGIVDKAPGAIAVAVCAELLQARSGMPVADAKAVAAGRARDEVSCSR, from the coding sequence ATGAACGGCCCCGCACGCTCGCTTCGCACCGTGCCGATCCCCGCGCTCGCGCAGGGCACCGGCCAGCGCAACCGCGCGACCGGTACGCCCGCGCCGATGCACATCGTGCTGTTCGGCGCCGGGCACGTCGGTCACGCGCTCGTCACGCTGCTCGGCGCGTTGCCGTGTGTCGTGCAGTGGGTCGATACGCGTGATGAGCTGTTCCCGGACGAATGTCCGCCGAACGTGCAGCCGGAGCCGACCGACACGCCGGAGGCCGTCGTCGACGCGGCGCCGCCCGGTGCGTACTTCCTCGTGATGACGCACAACCACGCGCTCGACTTCTCGCTCGCCGCGCAGATCATGCGGCGTCGCGACTACGCGTACTTCGGGATGATCGGCTCGCGCACCAAGCGCGTGAAGTTTGAGCGCCGGCTCGCGGCGCGCGGCGTCGATCCGGCGCGGCTCGTGGAGATGGTGTGCCCGATCGGTGTCGCGGGCATCGTCGACAAGGCGCCGGGCGCGATCGCGGTGGCCGTGTGCGCGGAGCTGCTGCAGGCGCGCTCGGGCATGCCGGTGGCCGATGCGAAGGCGGTCGCGGCCGGGCGCGCACGCGACGAGGTGTCCTGCTCGCGGTAA
- a CDS encoding nuclear transport factor 2 family protein has protein sequence MSDHPIYLDTLDASLVAIERWLSGVDTAPAALDALLTAFSPDFTMILTDGRVVDHDGTRALFAKLAGAKPGLRITLSETRVLAAEASHAVITYLEAQHAASGELPARRATAVFERDAAGVVRWTHLQETFCTA, from the coding sequence ATGTCCGATCACCCGATCTATCTCGACACGCTCGATGCGAGCCTCGTCGCCATCGAACGCTGGCTGTCCGGCGTCGATACCGCGCCCGCGGCACTCGACGCGCTGCTCACCGCGTTTTCCCCCGACTTCACGATGATCCTGACCGATGGCCGCGTCGTCGACCATGACGGCACGCGCGCGCTGTTCGCGAAGCTCGCCGGCGCGAAGCCGGGGCTGCGCATCACGCTGTCGGAGACCCGCGTGCTCGCGGCCGAAGCATCGCATGCGGTAATCACCTATCTCGAAGCGCAGCACGCGGCATCGGGCGAGCTGCCCGCGCGCCGCGCGACGGCCGTGTTCGAACGCGACGCGGCGGGCGTCGTGCGCTGGACCCATCTGCAGGAAACCTTCTGCACGGCCTGA
- a CDS encoding LysR family transcriptional regulator has translation MEDDDRTASLDIWLVRVLRTLLLERSVTQAALRLNQTQPAISTALRKLRETLNDPILVRGKSGMVPTEYGASLLEAAQRALREVDFIATPHGDFDPSSARRTFRVAAPDYLNDFFMPTLIERFRDAAPHAHLEIDSLNPALDHAGALESGALDLVIGNWPKPDPQFARQDLFSDTIVCLMRDAHPLARVPLTREAYASAAHVAPTPYTGDKRNAIEIGLARARLTRRIVTTLPYFGIVPQVLLQSDLIFTTTRRFATHYAQLLPLVVVTPPVPFPRIKSYLLTHPQPDRPTDIAWLCSLMQSVSDELTVARSRKR, from the coding sequence ATGGAAGACGACGACCGTACCGCCTCGCTCGATATCTGGCTCGTGCGCGTGTTGCGCACGCTGCTGCTCGAGCGCAGCGTCACGCAGGCCGCGCTGCGGCTGAACCAGACCCAGCCCGCGATCAGCACCGCGCTGCGCAAGCTGCGCGAGACGCTGAACGACCCGATCCTCGTGCGCGGCAAATCCGGCATGGTGCCGACCGAATACGGCGCGTCGCTGCTCGAGGCCGCGCAGCGCGCGCTGCGCGAGGTCGACTTCATCGCGACGCCGCACGGCGACTTCGATCCGTCGTCCGCGCGGCGCACGTTCCGCGTCGCGGCGCCCGACTACCTGAACGATTTCTTCATGCCGACGCTGATCGAGCGCTTTCGCGACGCGGCGCCGCATGCACACCTGGAAATCGATTCGCTGAATCCCGCGCTCGACCACGCGGGCGCGCTCGAATCGGGCGCGCTCGATCTCGTGATCGGCAACTGGCCGAAGCCCGACCCGCAGTTCGCGCGCCAGGATTTGTTCTCCGACACGATCGTGTGCCTGATGCGCGACGCGCATCCGCTCGCGCGCGTGCCGCTCACGCGCGAAGCGTACGCGTCGGCCGCGCACGTCGCACCGACGCCCTACACCGGCGACAAGCGCAACGCGATCGAGATCGGCCTGGCGCGCGCGCGCCTCACGCGGCGCATCGTGACGACGCTGCCGTACTTCGGGATCGTGCCGCAGGTGCTGCTGCAGTCGGACCTGATCTTCACGACGACGCGCCGCTTCGCGACGCACTATGCGCAGTTGTTGCCGCTCGTGGTCGTCACGCCGCCCGTGCCGTTTCCGCGCATCAAGAGCTACCTGCTCACGCATCCACAGCCCGACCGGCCGACCGACATCGCGTGGCTGTGCTCGCTGATGCAGAGCGTGTCCGACGAGCTGACGGTCGCCCGCAGCCGCAAGCGCTGA
- a CDS encoding DsbA family protein, giving the protein MTTGLDTAQPAWFFDFVSPFSYLLLEQHDKWPDVPFEPVAVSLLDLQRHWGQRPSADVPAKRVFTYRHALFRAEQLGIRFKMPPAHPFESDKVLRLAIALRADIATVLEMFRFIWRDGNDPSTPEGFAALCERVGVGHGDELIEFEETTAQLARNNADAIALGVFGVPTFWMNQQLFWGEDALPMVLYCARTPNWLESREVKRISALPKGRA; this is encoded by the coding sequence ATGACAACCGGCCTCGATACCGCCCAGCCTGCCTGGTTCTTCGACTTCGTGTCGCCGTTCTCGTATCTGCTGCTCGAACAGCACGACAAATGGCCGGACGTGCCGTTTGAACCCGTCGCCGTCTCGCTGCTCGACCTGCAGCGCCACTGGGGGCAGCGCCCGAGCGCCGACGTGCCGGCCAAGCGCGTGTTCACGTACCGTCATGCGCTGTTTCGCGCGGAACAGCTCGGCATCCGCTTCAAGATGCCGCCGGCGCATCCATTCGAATCCGACAAAGTGCTGCGCCTGGCGATCGCGCTGCGCGCCGATATCGCGACGGTGCTGGAGATGTTCCGCTTCATCTGGCGCGACGGCAACGATCCGTCGACGCCGGAAGGCTTCGCCGCGCTGTGCGAGCGCGTCGGCGTCGGCCACGGCGACGAGCTGATCGAATTCGAGGAAACCACCGCGCAACTGGCCCGCAACAACGCCGACGCGATCGCGCTCGGCGTGTTCGGCGTCCCGACGTTCTGGATGAACCAGCAGCTGTTCTGGGGCGAGGACGCGCTGCCGATGGTGCTGTACTGCGCGCGCACGCCGAACTGGCTCGAATCGCGCGAGGTCAAGCGGATCAGCGCGCTGCCGAAGGGTCGGGCGTGA
- a CDS encoding TAXI family TRAP transporter solute-binding subunit has protein sequence MKPARTRPPRRILARFVAVSWRDLALSIGPTVLLAAAAIWLAVKLIQPAPPSTLVISSGPPGSTYWNAAQKYKTILAKNGVTLDVQSSEGSAQNLARLSNPNAPVDVGFVQSGIGPKERDEHLVSLGSIGYVPLAIMYRGPVVARLSDFNGKRLALGAEGSGARELSLALLKMNGIVPGGSTELLPTAGEDAATALLDGKIDAAFLSGDSTQIPVMAKLFRAPGVHVYSFTQAEAYARRFPYLTAITLPMGVYDLGHNLPPADIHTVAPTIELVARDSLHPALSDLLIEAAREVHGHATILQHAGEFPSPVTRGFQLSDDAARYYKSGKTFLYRRLPFWVASLVDRLLVVIVPLIVVLIPGLRLVPSLYGWRVRSRIYRWYGALIALERSALGEHTAEERVQLLDELDDIEEAVNRMKMPLAYAGQFYVLREHIGFVRERLTAHDQDTPAGSPGAGGPPNARAEAAPPADTPPRATPGSA, from the coding sequence ATGAAGCCTGCCCGCACTCGCCCGCCTCGCCGCATCCTCGCCCGCTTCGTCGCGGTGTCGTGGCGCGACCTCGCGCTGTCGATCGGCCCGACCGTGCTGCTCGCCGCCGCGGCCATCTGGCTCGCGGTCAAGCTGATCCAGCCGGCGCCGCCGTCCACGCTCGTGATCTCGTCCGGCCCGCCCGGCAGCACGTACTGGAATGCCGCGCAGAAGTACAAGACGATCCTCGCAAAGAACGGCGTCACGCTCGACGTCCAATCGTCTGAAGGGTCCGCGCAGAACCTCGCGCGGCTGTCGAACCCGAATGCGCCGGTCGACGTCGGTTTCGTGCAGAGCGGCATCGGCCCGAAGGAGCGCGACGAGCACCTCGTGTCGCTCGGCAGCATCGGTTACGTGCCGCTCGCGATCATGTACCGCGGCCCGGTCGTCGCGCGCCTGTCCGACTTCAACGGCAAGCGGCTCGCGCTCGGCGCGGAAGGCAGCGGCGCGCGCGAGCTGAGCCTGGCGCTGCTGAAAATGAACGGCATCGTGCCGGGCGGCTCGACCGAGCTGCTGCCGACCGCCGGCGAGGACGCGGCCACCGCGCTGCTCGACGGCAAGATCGACGCGGCATTCCTGTCCGGCGACTCGACGCAGATCCCGGTGATGGCGAAACTGTTCCGCGCGCCAGGCGTGCACGTGTATTCGTTCACGCAGGCCGAGGCGTACGCGCGGCGCTTTCCGTACCTGACCGCGATCACGCTGCCGATGGGCGTCTACGATCTCGGTCACAATCTGCCGCCCGCCGACATCCACACGGTCGCGCCGACCATCGAACTCGTCGCACGCGACTCGCTGCACCCCGCGCTGTCCGACCTGCTGATCGAGGCCGCGCGCGAGGTGCACGGCCACGCGACGATCCTGCAACACGCCGGCGAATTCCCGTCGCCCGTCACGCGCGGGTTCCAGCTGTCCGACGACGCCGCGCGCTACTACAAGTCGGGCAAGACCTTCCTGTACCGGCGGCTGCCGTTCTGGGTTGCGAGCCTGGTCGACCGGCTGCTGGTCGTGATCGTGCCGCTGATCGTCGTGCTGATCCCCGGGCTGCGGCTCGTGCCGTCGCTATACGGCTGGCGCGTGCGCTCGCGCATCTACCGCTGGTACGGCGCGTTGATCGCACTCGAGCGCAGCGCGCTCGGCGAACACACGGCCGAGGAGCGCGTGCAGTTGCTCGACGAGCTGGACGACATCGAGGAAGCCGTGAACCGGATGAAGATGCCGCTGGCCTACGCCGGACAGTTCTACGTGCTGCGCGAGCACATCGGCTTCGTGCGCGAACGGCTCACCGCGCACGACCAGGACACGCCGGCGGGCTCACCCGGCGCCGGCGGCCCGCCGAATGCGCGCGCCGAGGCCGCGCCGCCGGCCGACACGCCCCCTCGGGCGACTCCCGGTTCCGCGTAA
- a CDS encoding BON domain-containing protein, translated as MKSIVLRALGVAAVAACLSGSVYAQSSDAAATEAPAAATSAPKAAAKTAKKANRKLGYAVRKAISKESGENVSNLVVRSKGGAITLEGTMPAQDQIDKAEAAAKGVKGVTSVTNRLTVQQQ; from the coding sequence ATGAAGTCGATCGTGTTGAGAGCGTTGGGCGTCGCCGCCGTGGCGGCCTGTCTGTCGGGCAGCGTGTATGCGCAGTCGAGCGACGCAGCGGCAACGGAAGCGCCCGCGGCCGCGACCAGCGCGCCGAAGGCCGCCGCGAAAACCGCGAAGAAGGCGAACCGCAAGCTCGGCTACGCGGTGCGCAAGGCGATTTCGAAGGAATCGGGCGAGAACGTGTCGAACCTCGTCGTGCGCTCGAAGGGCGGCGCGATCACGCTGGAAGGCACGATGCCGGCCCAGGACCAGATCGACAAGGCTGAAGCCGCGGCGAAGGGCGTGAAGGGCGTGACATCGGTCACGAACAGGCTGACGGTTCAGCAGCAGTGA